DNA sequence from the Streptomyces sp. MST-110588 genome:
CTGCCGCCCGATCCCGTGCCGCCGGACCCCGTGCCGCGTCCTCCGGGCCCGGACCCGGTGCCCGAGCCGTCGCCCGCCCCCGGCCCGCTGACCTGAGCGGACCGCCGCCGGGGCACGGGTCCCGGACGCACGGTTCCGTACGGGCGGACGCCGGTTCCGTACGGCCGGTTCCGCACGGGCGGTTCCGTACGGCGGCGACGGCCGTGTCCCCGGCCGGCCCGGGGGCACGGCCCGGCCGCTCCTGCGTACACCCCCATAACGCGCATTACCTCCCTACCCACCTTCCTGTCCCGCCTCATCGAGGAGGTGTCCCTCCCATGGCCATCGCCACGGTCAACCCGGCCACCGGCGAAACCCTCCAGACCTTCGACCCGATCGACGCGGGCGAGATCGAAGACCGCCTGGTCCGGGCCGAGCAGGCGTTCCAGGAATACCGCGGCACGTCCTTCGCCCGGCGCGCCCAACTGCTGCGCCACGCCGCCGACCTGCTGGAGGCCGAGCAGGACGCCATCGCCCGCACCGTGACCACCGAGATGGGCAAGCCGCTGGCGGCGGCCCGCGCGGAGGCCGCCAAATGCGTCAAGGCGATGCGCTGGTACGCCGGGCACGCCGAGGAACTGCTCGCCGACGAGCACCCGTCGGCCGAGGACGTCAAGGACTCCGGAGCCGCCCGCGCCTATGTGCGCTACCGCCCCCTGGGTCCCGTCCTGGCCGTCATGCCCTGGAACTTCCCCCTGTGGCAGGTCATCCGCTTCGCCGCCCCTGCTCTGATGGCCGGCAACACCGGTCTGCTCAAGCACGCCTCGAACGTCCCGCAGACCGCGCTCTACTTGGAAGACCTCTTCCACCGGGCGGGCTATCCGGGGGGCTGCTTCCAGACCCTGCTGATCGGCTCCGGCGCCATCGAGGGCATCCTGCGCGACCCGCGGGTCGTGGCGGCCACGCTGACCGGCAGTGAGCCCGCGGGCCGGTCGGTGGCCTCCGTCGCCGGGGACGAGGTGAAGAAGACGGTGCTGGAACTGGGCGGCAGCGACCCGTACATCGTGCTGCCCTCCGCCGATCTGGAGCGGGCCGTCGGCACGGCCGTCACCGCGCGCGTACAGAACAACGGCCAGTCCTGCATCGCCGCCAAACGCTTCATCGTCCACCAGGACGTCTACGACGACTTCGCCGCACGGTTCACGGAGCGGATGGCGGCCCTGAAGGTCGGTGACCCGATGGCGGACACCACCGACATCGGGCCGCTCGCCAGCGAGCAGGGCCGCTGTGACCTGGAGGAACTGGTCGAGGACGCGCTCGGGCACGGCGCGACCGCGCTGTGCGGCGGCCGACGGCCGCCGCGGCCGGAACAGGGCTGGTTCTACGAGCCGACCGTGCTGTCCGACGTCACCGCGCAGATGCGCATCCACCGCGAGGAAGCGTTCGGGCCGGTGGCCACCCTCTACCGGGCCACGGACCTCGACGAGGCCGTGGCGATCGCCAACGACACTCCCTTCGGCCTCAGTTCCAACGCCTGGACGCGGGAGGAGTCCGAACAGGAGCGCCTGGTACAGGACCTGGAGGCCGGCGGGGTCTTCTTCAACGGGATGACGGCCTCGCACCCCGCGCTGCCGTTCGGCGGCGTCAAGCGCTCGGGGTACGGGCGCGAACTCGCCGGGCACGGCATCCGCGAATTCTGCAACGCCACGACCGTGTGGTACGGCGCGGACGGCTGAGGGTCCCGGCAGCGGGAGCGGTCCCCGGCCGGCAGCGGGAGCGGTCCCCGTCCGGTGGCGAGCACCTGGCCACCGGCGGTCACTCCGCCCCGGTGGGCTTGCGTTCCTCCTCCGGGGCGTCGAACTCGCACCACAGGGCCTTGCCCGACCCGCGCGGCTCCGCGCCCCAGCGGTCGGAGAGGGCCTCGACGAGCATCAGTCCCCGTCCGGAGGTGGCGGTTTCGCCGGGGTCGCGGCGCCGCGGCATCTGGCTGGACCGGTCCTCCACCTCCAGCCGGATGCGGCGCGGCGGGCCCGGAGACAGTTCCATGCACACCTGGGCGCCGCTGTCGGTGTGGGTGAGCGCGTTGGTGATCAGTTCGGTGGCGGCGATCTCGATGTCGTACGCCAGGGCGCCGGCCCGCCACTGGTCCAGGGCCCGGCGCAGCGCGCAGCGGACCTCCGCCGCACCGCCCGGGTCCGCCTGGTGGACGCGCAGGCGCAGCCGCGGGGTCGTGGTGGTCCCCGGGCACGGCAGCCGGCGCAGCAGCAGGAGCGCCATGTCGTCGTCGGAGCCCGGCTTCGCCCACAGTGTGTCCGAGAGCTGGTCGGCGAGGGATTCCAGGTCCGCCGGTCCCTCCCGTACGGCGGCGCCGAGCGCTTCGATGCCGGCCGAGATGTCCTGGCCCGGCTGTTCGACCAGGCCGTCGGTGCACAGCAGCAGAGTGGAGTCCGGCTCCAGGAAGAGCTGGGTCTCGGGGAAGTGGTCGTGGCCGAAGGCGGTGGCCAGCCCCAGCGGCAGACCGCCGCGGACCGGGGGCCAGTCGACGTGGCCGGCCGCGTCACCGATCAGCGGGCCGAGGTGACCGGCCCGGGCCACGTACAGGGCACCGGACTCCAGGTCCGCCTGGATGTACGTACAGGTCGCGAAGCGGTTCGTCTCCAGGTCGGCCAGGAAACGCGAGGCCCGTACGAGGACGGTCTCGGGGGTGTGTCCCTCGGTGGCGTACGCCCGCAGCGCGATGCGCAACTGGCCCATCACGGCGGCGGCATGGGTGTCATGTCCCTGCACATCGCCCACCACCAGGCCGGTCCTGCCCTGTGGCAGCGGGATCACGTCGTACCAGTCACCGCCGATGTCCCGGCCGGTGCGCGCGGCGTGGTAGCGGACGGCGACCTCGGCCCCGGAGATGTCCGGCACCCGGCGCGGCAGCATCGCCGCCTGGAGGCCCGTGGCGAACTCCCGTTCCTGGTCGAAGAGCATCGCCCGCTGCAAGGACTGGGCCACCACACCGGCCAGCGCCAGCGCGAGGTTGCGGTCCTCCGCCGAGTGCGCCTTGGGCTCGACGTGCAGCAGGGCCAGCGCCCCTATGACCCGGTCCTGTGCCACCAGAGGCAGGATCGCCGCGCTGCCCAGCGGGATCCGGTCCGTGTACGGGCGCAGCCGCGGGTAGCGCGCGATCAGCTCGGCGCGCGAGGCCAGGAAGCAGGGGCGGCGGGTGAGGACGGCGTTGGCCAGCGGCAGCGACGTGTCCAGCCGGGAGTGCATCAGCTCCTCCGGCGCCTCGCCGAGCAGGCCCGTGGCCGCGATGACGTCGAAGCGCCCCTTGTCGACCAGGCCCAGGATCAGCGCGTCCGCGCCGAAGCGCCGGGCGCCGCCGGGGCCGGCCAGCACCCGCGTCACGTCCTCGACCGACAGCGCGCGGGCCAGCGCGGCGGTGGTCTGCTGGACCATGACGGTCTGCCGCTGCCGGTTTTCCTGGAGCGAGCGCAGCAGCGCCGAGTCGGCCAGCTCCGTCGTCGCCTCCCGGACGATCCCGATGATCCGGTAGGACCGGCCGTGTTCGTCGGCGAGGATCCTGCCCTGGGAGTGGGTCCACCGCGGGGTCCCGTCACGGCAGTGGACGCGGAAGTACGCGCCGTAGGTGGCCGCGCCCTCCTGGAGGGCCTGGGTGACGGCCGCGTCCAGCCGGTACGCCTCCTCGGGCGGCATCCGCGCGGCCAGCGACATCGGCGACCCGTCGTACTCCTCCGGCCGCAGGTCGAAGACCTCCAGACCGTTGGGGTCCAGCTCCATGATCCCCCGGTCGAGGTCCCAGTCGAAGGTGCCCGTCCGGTTGAGTGCGAGCCGCTCCCGCAGGCCGATGTGGTCCAGGCCCGCCGCCCCGGGGACGTCCCGTTGCTCGTTCGGGGCGCCCGGTGGCGTGCCGTGCCGTCCGCGCGGCGTCACCTCCCGCACCCCCGGTGTGCCGGGGGGCACGGGCGGGGGCCGGGAGCAGGGCACGGCGGCAGGGCGGCCCCGGCCGGCGGCGGCACCGGGACGGCGCGGGACGCCGTCCTCGGTCGCGGGCCGCCGGCCGGGCACCGCCTCAACCGGGAAACGGCCATGCGCCCACCATAGGCCGGGGCCCCCACCTGCGCATTTTCGCCGGCCGCCGGCTGTTGCCGTTGCCATGGCTGCTGCCCGGCGGCTGGTCCCTCCGCCCGTCTGCCCGCCCGTTCGTCGAACGCTGCTTGTCGTCTGACGTCTGACGTCTGACGTCTGACGTCTGACGCCTGACGACACCTGTCGGCCGTCGGCTGCCGCCCTACGTGAGGGCCCCGGCAGCCGCCGCGACCGGGGTGGTGGTCCGGGTGCGATGGGCCAGGACGGCCTTGCGGGTCGCGATGTCGACCGTATAGGCGTCGATGGTCAGGGCCTGCGGCCCGGCTTTGAGCACCATGAAGCCGTGGCGGGAGAAGTCCTGCCAGGCGGCCGGGTGGCCGAAGTGGGCCCG
Encoded proteins:
- a CDS encoding NADP-dependent succinic semialdehyde dehydrogenase, with the protein product MAIATVNPATGETLQTFDPIDAGEIEDRLVRAEQAFQEYRGTSFARRAQLLRHAADLLEAEQDAIARTVTTEMGKPLAAARAEAAKCVKAMRWYAGHAEELLADEHPSAEDVKDSGAARAYVRYRPLGPVLAVMPWNFPLWQVIRFAAPALMAGNTGLLKHASNVPQTALYLEDLFHRAGYPGGCFQTLLIGSGAIEGILRDPRVVAATLTGSEPAGRSVASVAGDEVKKTVLELGGSDPYIVLPSADLERAVGTAVTARVQNNGQSCIAAKRFIVHQDVYDDFAARFTERMAALKVGDPMADTTDIGPLASEQGRCDLEELVEDALGHGATALCGGRRPPRPEQGWFYEPTVLSDVTAQMRIHREEAFGPVATLYRATDLDEAVAIANDTPFGLSSNAWTREESEQERLVQDLEAGGVFFNGMTASHPALPFGGVKRSGYGRELAGHGIREFCNATTVWYGADG
- a CDS encoding SpoIIE family protein phosphatase yields the protein MTPRGRHGTPPGAPNEQRDVPGAAGLDHIGLRERLALNRTGTFDWDLDRGIMELDPNGLEVFDLRPEEYDGSPMSLAARMPPEEAYRLDAAVTQALQEGAATYGAYFRVHCRDGTPRWTHSQGRILADEHGRSYRIIGIVREATTELADSALLRSLQENRQRQTVMVQQTTAALARALSVEDVTRVLAGPGGARRFGADALILGLVDKGRFDVIAATGLLGEAPEELMHSRLDTSLPLANAVLTRRPCFLASRAELIARYPRLRPYTDRIPLGSAAILPLVAQDRVIGALALLHVEPKAHSAEDRNLALALAGVVAQSLQRAMLFDQEREFATGLQAAMLPRRVPDISGAEVAVRYHAARTGRDIGGDWYDVIPLPQGRTGLVVGDVQGHDTHAAAVMGQLRIALRAYATEGHTPETVLVRASRFLADLETNRFATCTYIQADLESGALYVARAGHLGPLIGDAAGHVDWPPVRGGLPLGLATAFGHDHFPETQLFLEPDSTLLLCTDGLVEQPGQDISAGIEALGAAVREGPADLESLADQLSDTLWAKPGSDDDMALLLLRRLPCPGTTTTPRLRLRVHQADPGGAAEVRCALRRALDQWRAGALAYDIEIAATELITNALTHTDSGAQVCMELSPGPPRRIRLEVEDRSSQMPRRRDPGETATSGRGLMLVEALSDRWGAEPRGSGKALWCEFDAPEEERKPTGAE